One Porphyromonas pogonae genomic region harbors:
- a CDS encoding amidophosphoribosyltransferase, protein MEPLKHECGIAMVRLRKPLSYYQEKYGTWMYGLNKLYLLMEKQHNRGQEGAGLACVKLNSKPGDEYLFRERAMGSDAIKVIFDSVHSKLAPYSYAELNDEVFIDTALPYAGQCYMGHLRYSTTGKSGLTFVHPMIRRSNWRAKCLTICGNFNLTNVQNIFDEITSVGQHPRHVSDMHILLEQLGHRLDREVERLYKISKDEEQLQGMDITNYIEDRIDISNVLKTSAHLWDGGYVMCGITGSGESYAMRDPWGIRPGFYYIDDEVIVAASERPVIQTVMNVSSDKIKELKPGEALIVNRAGVAKTEQILSPKEYKPCSFERIYFSRGSDEDIYRERKALGYNLTESILKSVNYDLDHSVFSFIPNTAEVAYYGMLEGLTNHLIQNKIEVIRKNPHMSESELQTLLGKRVRSEKVAIKDIKLRTFITEGKSRDDLAAHVYDITYGTVTPGVDNLVIIDDSIVRGTTLKQSIIGIMDRLEPKKIVIVSSSPQIRYPDYYGIDMSRMNEFIAFRAAVALLQERNEEYILKEQYEKALQLRDEPWEVPVENVVKRVYEPFKQEELSAKMVELLKPDFIKADVQILFQSIEGLHKAIPNHPGDWYFTGDYPTPGGYHLVNEAFIHYMEQDYLN, encoded by the coding sequence ATGGAACCATTAAAACATGAATGCGGCATTGCCATGGTAAGACTTAGAAAACCATTGTCATATTACCAAGAAAAATATGGTACATGGATGTATGGTCTTAATAAGCTGTATTTGCTCATGGAAAAGCAACACAATAGAGGTCAGGAAGGTGCCGGACTTGCTTGTGTCAAGCTCAATTCAAAGCCCGGTGATGAATATCTCTTTAGAGAGCGTGCTATGGGTAGTGATGCTATCAAAGTAATATTCGATAGCGTGCACAGCAAACTTGCTCCTTATTCGTATGCTGAGTTGAATGATGAAGTATTTATTGATACTGCTCTGCCTTATGCCGGACAGTGTTATATGGGCCATTTGAGATACAGTACAACAGGTAAGAGTGGACTTACATTTGTGCATCCAATGATAAGAAGGAGTAACTGGCGAGCAAAATGCCTTACAATATGCGGTAATTTCAATCTTACCAACGTGCAGAATATCTTTGATGAGATTACATCTGTGGGGCAACACCCTCGACATGTCTCTGATATGCACATCCTGCTGGAGCAGCTTGGACACCGACTTGATAGGGAAGTGGAGCGTCTTTATAAAATTAGTAAAGATGAGGAGCAACTTCAAGGGATGGATATTACCAACTACATTGAAGATCGCATAGATATCTCTAACGTTCTCAAAACCTCTGCTCATCTTTGGGATGGAGGATATGTTATGTGTGGTATCACAGGAAGTGGTGAGAGCTATGCTATGCGTGATCCTTGGGGCATACGTCCCGGGTTTTATTACATTGATGATGAGGTGATCGTTGCAGCATCCGAGCGTCCTGTCATTCAAACAGTAATGAATGTGTCTTCAGACAAGATAAAAGAGCTCAAGCCCGGAGAAGCATTGATTGTTAATAGAGCTGGTGTTGCAAAAACCGAACAGATATTATCCCCCAAAGAATATAAGCCATGTTCATTTGAACGCATATATTTCTCAAGAGGTAGTGATGAAGATATCTACAGGGAAAGAAAAGCATTGGGATATAATCTTACCGAATCGATACTCAAATCCGTAAACTATGATTTGGATCACTCTGTATTCTCTTTTATTCCCAATACCGCGGAGGTCGCATATTATGGAATGCTGGAGGGACTTACCAATCATCTAATTCAAAACAAGATTGAGGTTATCCGTAAGAATCCGCATATGAGTGAGTCTGAACTTCAAACATTGCTGGGAAAAAGAGTAAGAAGTGAAAAGGTCGCTATCAAAGATATCAAACTCCGCACTTTTATCACCGAAGGTAAGAGTCGTGATGATCTGGCTGCCCACGTATATGATATTACCTATGGCACAGTAACACCGGGTGTAGATAATCTTGTCATTATCGATGATAGCATCGTTAGGGGCACTACACTCAAACAAAGTATCATTGGTATCATGGACAGATTGGAGCCTAAGAAGATTGTGATTGTTTCAAGTTCTCCGCAGATTAGATATCCCGATTATTACGGAATTGATATGAGTAGGATGAATGAATTTATTGCTTTCAGAGCAGCAGTGGCTCTACTGCAAGAGAGGAATGAAGAATACATCCTCAAAGAGCAGTACGAAAAAGCACTGCAACTCCGTGATGAACCATGGGAAGTGCCGGTAGAAAATGTAGTGAAAAGAGTATATGAGCCTTTCAAACAAGAAGAACTATCAGCTAAAATGGTAGAATTGCTAAAGCCTGATTTTATCAAAGCTGATGTGCAGATTCTTTTTCAATCTATAGAGGGGTTACACAAAGCTATTCCCAACCACCCGGGTGATTGGTACTTTACCGGTGATTATCCTACTCCCGGTGGATACCACCTTGTGAATGAAGCTTTCATTCACTACATGGAACAAGATTATTTGAACTAA
- the yidC gene encoding membrane protein insertase YidC: protein MDKNTIIGIVLIGLVLLGFSWLNKPNPVPTQSPKEVIDTLHTTAENTTVADTLKEKAIADTLSNDSLAVTNTPMYLQKGSDKVVTLQNKKVKVQLATLGGSLKSAQLLDYNSYGGKPLMLFNDNDFSFNLPLRTFDNKLLNTSELYFSPIQKSDSSLVMRLNIDTDSYLDFSYILMPDDYRLKFSISGHNLNKILPSNMTIQDLEWSQKIPQHEQSWKFENQYSSISYRFPGGNVEEFKAGEEKKKDVKESVRWVAFKDKYFSTVLISEKPMEDNKYTLKTLSEGSGYIKDCHVRSSFPFQVRSNDVANFTFFMGPNKYSLLKSYDKGVDVKDELNLDHLVYLGGSVFRLINQYMVIPVVNWLQNFISNWGIIILLLTILIKLFLSPFTYKSYLSQAKMRVLKPQVEEIGKKYPGKDQSTMMKKQQETMKLYKAAGASPMSGCLPMLLQMPFLIALYMYFPTSIELRGESFLWAKDLSTYDAVISWSGNIPLITKFMGNHISLFCLLMTLANLVYNKYMMTQNSSGQEAMPGMKWLPYIMSIMFFFVLNQNASGLSYYYFISLLFTIIQYFAFQYAINEEKLLIQLEKNKKKPQKKSKWMQRLEDAQKQQEAMKRQQNRK from the coding sequence ATGGATAAAAACACAATTATAGGTATAGTTCTTATAGGACTGGTTCTACTTGGATTCAGTTGGTTGAACAAACCTAATCCGGTTCCTACCCAATCACCTAAGGAGGTAATAGATACCCTACATACTACAGCAGAAAATACAACCGTAGCTGATACTTTGAAGGAAAAAGCAATAGCTGATACTCTTTCTAATGATTCTTTAGCTGTAACCAATACGCCAATGTATCTTCAGAAAGGATCTGACAAAGTAGTCACACTGCAAAATAAAAAGGTGAAAGTGCAATTGGCTACATTGGGTGGATCTTTGAAAAGCGCACAATTATTGGATTATAATTCATATGGTGGCAAACCTTTGATGCTATTCAATGATAACGATTTTAGCTTTAATCTCCCACTTCGTACATTTGATAATAAACTCCTCAATACTTCAGAGTTATATTTCTCTCCTATACAAAAGAGCGATAGTTCCTTGGTGATGAGGTTAAATATAGATACTGATAGTTATCTTGATTTTTCATATATACTTATGCCTGATGATTACAGACTCAAATTTAGTATTTCAGGTCATAACTTAAATAAAATATTGCCTTCCAATATGACCATTCAGGACTTGGAATGGTCACAGAAGATTCCGCAACATGAGCAATCATGGAAGTTTGAAAATCAATATTCTTCTATCTCTTATAGATTTCCCGGTGGTAATGTAGAAGAGTTTAAAGCCGGTGAAGAGAAGAAAAAAGATGTGAAGGAATCTGTACGTTGGGTTGCATTCAAAGATAAATACTTCAGCACGGTACTTATCAGCGAGAAACCTATGGAGGATAATAAGTATACACTTAAGACTTTGTCTGAAGGATCAGGTTATATCAAAGATTGCCATGTTAGAAGTAGTTTCCCATTCCAAGTGAGAAGCAATGATGTTGCTAACTTTACTTTCTTTATGGGACCCAATAAATACTCGCTCCTCAAGTCTTATGACAAAGGCGTGGATGTAAAAGATGAATTGAATCTTGATCATCTGGTTTATTTGGGTGGAAGCGTATTTCGCCTGATCAATCAATATATGGTTATTCCTGTTGTTAATTGGTTGCAGAATTTTATCTCTAATTGGGGAATTATCATACTGTTGCTCACTATTCTTATCAAATTATTCTTGTCTCCCTTTACATACAAGAGTTATTTGTCCCAGGCAAAAATGCGAGTTTTGAAGCCTCAAGTGGAAGAAATAGGTAAGAAATATCCCGGCAAAGACCAGAGCACAATGATGAAAAAACAGCAGGAAACCATGAAGCTTTATAAAGCTGCCGGAGCCAGTCCTATGAGTGGATGCTTACCTATGCTGTTGCAAATGCCATTCCTTATTGCTCTTTATATGTATTTCCCTACATCCATTGAGCTTCGTGGCGAAAGCTTTTTGTGGGCAAAAGACCTCTCGACGTATGATGCAGTGATCAGCTGGAGTGGTAATATTCCGTTGATAACTAAATTCATGGGTAATCATATCAGTTTGTTCTGTTTGTTGATGACATTGGCAAACCTTGTTTATAATAAGTATATGATGACTCAAAACAGTAGCGGTCAGGAAGCTATGCCGGGAATGAAGTGGTTGCCGTACATCATGTCCATCATGTTCTTCTTTGTGCTGAATCAGAATGCGTCAGGTTTGAGTTATTACTACTTCATATCGCTTCTGTTTACAATTATTCAATATTTTGCCTTCCAATATGCAATCAATGAAGAGAAGCTTTTGATTCAATTAGAAAAGAATAAAAAGAAACCTCAGAAGAAGTCTAAATGGATGCAAAGACTTGAAGATGCTCAAAAGCAGCAGGAGGCGATGAAAAGACAACAAAATCGCAAATAA
- a CDS encoding CTP synthase, giving the protein MTETKYIFVTGGVVSSLGKGIVAASLGKLLQARGYKVTIQKFDPYINIDPGTLNPYEHGECYVTDDGHEADLDLGHYERFLNIATSRANNITTGRIYQNVIRKERKGDYLGKTVQVVPHITDEIKRNVKLLGQKKQFDFVITEIGGTVGDIESLPYLESVRQLKWELGQNCICIHLTYVPYIAAAGEVKTKPTQHSVKQLQEVGIQPDILVLRTEHELSQDIIRKVALFCNVSPDSVIQSMDVPTIYEVPLVLAKQGMDETLLRKVGLEVGTKPEMKQWHEFLQMKYNASEVVNIALVGKYVELQDAYKSIDESLLQAAIYNNRKLNLVSIHSEKVTEENVAELLHGMDGVVIAPGFGSRGIEGKFIALKYTREHDIPTLGICLGMQCMVIEFARNVLGYKEAHTTEISPNTAYKVIDLMEEQKTITDMGGSMRLGGYDCILKKGSKLAEAYGKSFIHERHRHRFEFNSQYREDFEKNGMICVGENPDTGLVEAVEIPALRWYIGVQFHPEYNSTVVNPNPLFLSFIKEAIKK; this is encoded by the coding sequence GTGACTGAAACAAAGTACATATTCGTGACCGGGGGAGTTGTTTCCTCATTAGGCAAAGGGATTGTAGCTGCATCATTGGGCAAATTATTACAGGCTCGCGGGTACAAGGTAACCATTCAGAAATTTGACCCTTATATTAATATTGATCCGGGAACACTCAATCCCTATGAACATGGAGAGTGTTATGTGACGGATGATGGGCACGAGGCAGATTTGGATTTAGGTCATTATGAAAGATTTCTTAATATAGCTACTTCAAGAGCTAACAATATCACTACGGGTCGTATTTATCAAAATGTTATTCGTAAAGAAAGAAAAGGTGATTATCTGGGCAAAACAGTGCAGGTGGTACCTCATATTACGGATGAGATAAAGCGTAATGTGAAATTGTTGGGGCAGAAAAAACAATTTGACTTTGTGATCACTGAGATCGGTGGTACGGTAGGTGATATTGAGTCCTTGCCTTATCTTGAAAGTGTGCGCCAACTCAAATGGGAGTTGGGCCAGAATTGTATTTGCATACATTTGACGTATGTACCCTATATTGCTGCAGCGGGCGAAGTGAAAACTAAACCTACACAGCACTCCGTAAAACAACTTCAGGAAGTAGGTATCCAGCCGGATATTTTGGTTCTGAGAACAGAGCATGAGTTGAGTCAGGATATTATCAGAAAAGTAGCTCTTTTTTGTAATGTATCACCAGACTCTGTGATTCAGAGTATGGATGTACCTACTATTTATGAGGTACCTCTCGTATTGGCAAAACAAGGCATGGATGAAACTCTCCTTAGAAAGGTGGGGTTAGAAGTAGGTACAAAGCCTGAGATGAAACAATGGCATGAGTTTCTTCAAATGAAATATAATGCATCAGAGGTTGTGAATATAGCCCTGGTGGGTAAGTATGTTGAATTGCAAGATGCTTATAAATCTATTGATGAGTCTCTCTTGCAAGCCGCTATTTATAATAATAGGAAACTTAATCTGGTGTCAATACACAGTGAAAAAGTTACGGAAGAAAATGTAGCGGAACTTCTACATGGTATGGATGGAGTGGTTATTGCTCCCGGGTTTGGTTCCAGAGGAATAGAAGGTAAATTTATAGCATTGAAATATACTCGAGAGCATGATATCCCTACTTTAGGCATTTGCCTGGGTATGCAGTGCATGGTCATTGAATTTGCTCGTAATGTTTTAGGTTATAAAGAAGCACACACTACTGAAATCAGCCCTAACACTGCATATAAAGTGATAGATCTCATGGAAGAGCAAAAGACTATTACAGATATGGGTGGTTCGATGAGATTGGGAGGATATGACTGTATTCTTAAGAAAGGCTCAAAGCTTGCTGAAGCATATGGAAAGAGTTTTATTCACGAAAGGCATCGTCACCGTTTCGAGTTCAACAGCCAATATAGAGAAGATTTTGAAAAGAATGGTATGATATGTGTGGGTGAAAATCCTGATACAGGTTTGGTGGAAGCTGTGGAGATACCTGCCCTGAGATGGTATATAGGAGTTCAGTTTCATCCTGAATATAACAGCACCGTGGTAAATCCCAATCCGTTGTTTTTGAGCTTTATCAAAGAGGCTATTAAAAAATAA
- a CDS encoding tetratricopeptide repeat protein gives MNKEFLRIASLLLDDRLEQAIGQIRANIGPYGTKYTSVLDEKEEIYKNLLLYFTKAVEDPERAKVLDYLKEEIFYIAQQVIKEREMSSTGSLYYSQLRFRIGVTDNSINKTLQLISSSSTRQDYDRSVNELFYNIWISEQITDIESDLLMDSDEYIKLVAISAITLGLQFHWDISKVLFLLKALSKPMTESVKARLWVGISIIFSQYPDLIKLHAHKLEPYWDAVWDSGNTRPDDVRIVVKKLFGARQTEKISEKMQNELIEGLKNITPDINKMRGAGEIIDLSMEPGSDPQWIKAIEDAGLDSAIREFSELQQQGADVMYTSFMNLKGSSFFRELPNWFLPFDRNHSRVLATLQTDHANENIDLMTGQLCDSDCYSFILTLEMMPYSMRSQAIESLNANIGAMKDQLKQMSEAGVPGGNYKHAVKNYIESLYRFYKLFDRKNEFDDIFEQSLTPDLPLMRDILGSGDFKEQIADMLMSQNRFAEAALLLEELTGLEHDNSQYFQKLGWAYQKVCRWQDALAAYDRADIITGNNYWITRQRAECCHHLGRIEEAIELYEQCKLLNPKNKNLLLRIASCRMALNQWDKALNSYYEYELTVEESLRTQRPIAWCLVMSGQYERAMEYYLKIIKNEENKNRAPDYLNAGHTALLLNRIDQAYNFYKLSVAEYQGGLDEFLENFDEDKDSLVKRGILSSVINLMRDAVIAGV, from the coding sequence ATGAATAAAGAATTCCTGAGAATTGCGTCATTGCTTCTTGATGATCGTTTGGAGCAAGCTATTGGTCAAATCAGAGCCAATATAGGTCCTTACGGCACTAAGTATACATCGGTTTTGGATGAAAAAGAGGAGATTTATAAGAATCTGTTATTGTATTTTACCAAAGCTGTAGAAGATCCGGAGAGAGCCAAAGTCCTCGATTATCTCAAAGAGGAGATATTTTACATAGCACAGCAGGTGATCAAAGAGAGAGAGATGAGTAGTACAGGTAGTCTGTACTACAGCCAACTGAGATTTAGGATTGGTGTTACAGATAATTCTATTAACAAGACCTTGCAGCTAATATCTTCTTCCTCAACGAGGCAAGATTATGACCGTTCTGTGAATGAATTATTTTACAATATCTGGATATCGGAGCAAATTACCGATATAGAATCAGATCTGCTTATGGATAGTGATGAATATATCAAGTTGGTGGCCATATCCGCCATCACTCTGGGATTACAGTTTCATTGGGACATCTCTAAGGTTTTGTTTTTGCTCAAGGCTTTATCCAAACCCATGACCGAATCAGTGAAGGCAAGATTATGGGTGGGTATTTCCATCATATTCAGCCAATACCCTGATCTTATCAAGCTTCACGCCCATAAACTTGAACCTTATTGGGATGCTGTATGGGACAGTGGTAATACTCGTCCTGATGATGTAAGGATTGTTGTAAAAAAACTTTTTGGAGCAAGACAGACCGAAAAAATATCTGAAAAGATGCAAAATGAGCTCATTGAGGGGCTTAAAAATATTACTCCGGATATTAATAAGATGAGGGGAGCCGGTGAAATCATAGACTTGTCTATGGAGCCGGGATCGGATCCTCAATGGATAAAAGCTATTGAAGATGCAGGTCTGGACTCCGCTATAAGAGAATTTAGTGAACTGCAGCAACAAGGTGCGGATGTAATGTATACTTCCTTTATGAACCTTAAAGGAAGTTCTTTCTTCAGAGAACTTCCCAATTGGTTTTTACCATTTGATCGAAATCATAGTAGGGTATTGGCGACGTTGCAAACAGATCATGCCAATGAAAATATAGATCTGATGACAGGTCAACTCTGTGACTCTGATTGTTACTCTTTCATTCTGACTTTGGAGATGATGCCATATTCAATGAGATCTCAGGCTATAGAGTCTCTTAATGCCAATATAGGAGCCATGAAAGATCAATTGAAACAAATGTCAGAAGCGGGCGTTCCGGGAGGGAATTACAAACATGCCGTCAAGAACTATATTGAGTCATTGTATCGCTTTTATAAGCTATTTGATCGTAAAAATGAATTTGATGATATCTTTGAGCAAAGCCTAACTCCGGATTTGCCATTGATGCGAGATATCTTAGGTTCCGGTGATTTCAAAGAGCAGATAGCTGATATGCTCATGTCACAAAACCGTTTTGCTGAAGCTGCCTTGTTATTAGAAGAGCTTACGGGCTTGGAGCATGATAATTCGCAGTATTTCCAGAAACTCGGCTGGGCATATCAGAAAGTTTGTAGATGGCAAGATGCACTCGCAGCATATGACCGTGCAGATATTATTACGGGTAATAATTATTGGATTACACGTCAACGAGCTGAATGTTGCCATCATTTGGGGAGAATAGAAGAGGCTATAGAATTGTATGAACAATGTAAACTACTCAATCCTAAGAATAAAAATCTATTACTGCGTATAGCATCGTGCCGTATGGCTCTTAACCAATGGGACAAAGCATTGAACTCTTACTATGAATACGAACTCACGGTGGAGGAGTCGTTGCGTACTCAGAGACCTATTGCATGGTGTCTTGTAATGAGTGGTCAGTATGAGAGAGCTATGGAATATTATCTTAAGATTATAAAAAATGAAGAGAATAAAAATAGAGCTCCCGATTATTTGAATGCCGGCCATACGGCTTTATTGCTCAATAGAATAGATCAGGCATATAATTTTTACAAACTCTCTGTTGCCGAATATCAAGGAGGTTTAGATGAATTTCTAGAGAACTTCGATGAAGACAAGGATTCATTGGTAAAAAGGGGAATATTATCAAGCGTAATCAACCTCATGCGTGATGCTGTAATTGCAGGAGTTTAA
- the clpB gene encoding ATP-dependent chaperone ClpB gives MNINSYTIKSQEALQHAVELTRREGHQAIEAQHMLKSIIDTDESLVEFLFSKLGIQKQRVLDATEKLISKLPHVSGGEPYIGRDLNTILQKAEDKAHDLKDEYVALEHILLAMLAVKNEAGQMLKDMGASESALSKAIAELRQGNRVTSQSAEDQYNALGKYAINLCERARDGKLDPVIGRDEEIRRVLQILSRRTKNNPILIGEPGVGKTAIAEGLAYRIVRGDVPENLKNKQIFSLDMGALIAGAKYKGEFEERLKAVVNEVTQSQGGIILFIDEIHTLVGAGKSEGAMDAANILKPALARGELRSIGATTLDEYRKYFEKDKALERRFQMVMVDEPDELSSISILRGLKEKYENHHKVRIKDDAIIAAVQLSSRYITDRFLPDKAIDLMDEAAARLRMQVDSLPEELDEISRRIKQLEIEREAIKRENDTVKLEHLNHEIAALKDQESSQLARWKNEQEQINKIQQNKIDIEELKFQADKAEREGDYGKVAEIRYGQLKQKEDEIAQIQQRLNELQGGNAMIKEEVDTEDIADIVSRWTGIPVSKMLQSERDKLLHLEDELHKRVIGQDQAIKAVADAVRRSRAGLQDPKRPIGSFIFLGTTGVGKTELAKALAEFLFDDENMMTRIDMSEYQEKFSATRLIGAPPGYVGYDEGGQLTEAIRRKPYSVVLFDEIEKAHPDVFNVLLQVLDDGRLTDNKGRVVNFKNTIIIMTSNMGSDLIRENMSLLTPDNEEDVIEKTKNQVLDLLKRTIRPEFLNRIDETIVFRPLNEKEIKEIVKLQFDQIIKLVGVNGIKLHYTDKALDFVSEEGFDPEFGARPVKRVLQKYVLNELSKEILSGAVKSDSSITIDYSSENHSLIFKNS, from the coding sequence ATGAATATTAACAGCTATACAATCAAATCACAAGAAGCTTTACAGCATGCTGTAGAGCTTACAAGGCGAGAAGGCCATCAAGCCATTGAGGCCCAGCACATGCTCAAAAGCATTATCGATACCGACGAGAGTCTGGTGGAATTTTTATTCTCTAAATTAGGTATTCAAAAGCAACGTGTATTAGATGCAACAGAAAAACTAATATCTAAACTTCCGCATGTAAGCGGAGGAGAGCCTTATATTGGTAGGGATCTTAACACTATCCTACAGAAAGCTGAAGATAAAGCCCACGATCTCAAAGATGAATATGTAGCATTGGAACACATTCTCTTGGCCATGCTTGCGGTGAAAAACGAAGCAGGGCAAATGCTCAAGGATATGGGAGCCTCTGAGAGTGCTTTGTCCAAAGCTATTGCTGAGCTCAGACAAGGCAACAGAGTAACAAGTCAGAGCGCAGAAGATCAATACAACGCCTTGGGCAAATATGCAATCAATCTTTGTGAAAGAGCAAGAGATGGCAAATTGGATCCCGTTATAGGACGTGATGAAGAGATCAGACGAGTGCTCCAAATATTATCACGCAGGACCAAAAACAACCCAATTCTCATCGGTGAGCCCGGTGTAGGAAAAACTGCTATTGCAGAAGGACTTGCATATCGTATAGTACGTGGAGATGTACCGGAAAATCTCAAAAACAAACAAATATTTTCTTTGGACATGGGAGCCCTCATCGCAGGTGCTAAGTACAAAGGGGAATTTGAAGAGAGATTAAAAGCCGTAGTCAATGAGGTGACCCAATCACAAGGTGGAATTATTTTATTTATTGATGAAATACACACGCTCGTAGGCGCAGGAAAAAGTGAAGGCGCTATGGATGCCGCTAATATTTTGAAACCTGCTTTGGCAAGAGGCGAACTCAGATCCATAGGTGCAACTACTTTGGACGAATATCGTAAATACTTTGAGAAAGACAAGGCTTTGGAGCGTCGTTTTCAGATGGTAATGGTAGATGAGCCCGATGAGTTGAGCTCCATATCCATTTTACGTGGGCTCAAAGAAAAATACGAAAACCATCACAAGGTTCGTATCAAAGACGATGCTATCATTGCTGCAGTTCAGCTTTCAAGCAGGTATATTACTGACCGTTTCTTGCCTGACAAAGCTATTGACCTGATGGATGAGGCTGCTGCCAGATTAAGAATGCAAGTGGACTCTTTACCGGAAGAACTGGATGAGATATCTCGCCGTATCAAACAATTGGAGATCGAACGTGAGGCCATCAAAAGAGAAAACGACACCGTAAAGCTCGAGCATCTCAATCATGAGATTGCAGCTTTGAAGGATCAGGAAAGCTCTCAACTGGCTCGCTGGAAAAACGAACAGGAACAGATCAATAAAATTCAGCAAAATAAAATAGACATTGAGGAACTTAAGTTCCAGGCCGACAAAGCCGAGCGAGAAGGAGACTATGGTAAAGTAGCTGAAATACGTTACGGACAGCTCAAGCAAAAAGAGGATGAGATAGCTCAGATCCAACAAAGGCTCAATGAGTTGCAAGGCGGAAATGCCATGATCAAAGAAGAGGTAGATACCGAGGATATCGCTGACATTGTATCTCGTTGGACAGGGATTCCGGTAAGCAAAATGCTCCAAAGTGAAAGAGACAAACTCCTTCATCTCGAAGATGAATTACACAAACGTGTTATTGGTCAGGATCAGGCCATCAAAGCTGTAGCCGATGCTGTAAGGAGAAGCCGTGCAGGACTTCAGGATCCCAAGCGACCGATAGGATCGTTTATCTTTCTTGGGACTACAGGAGTCGGTAAAACAGAGCTAGCCAAAGCTCTTGCCGAATTTCTTTTTGATGATGAGAATATGATGACTCGTATTGATATGAGTGAGTACCAAGAGAAGTTCAGTGCCACAAGGCTGATAGGAGCGCCTCCCGGATATGTTGGATATGATGAGGGAGGACAACTTACCGAGGCAATCAGAAGAAAACCCTACTCTGTAGTGCTTTTCGATGAAATTGAGAAAGCACACCCTGATGTTTTCAACGTACTGCTACAAGTATTGGATGACGGCAGGCTTACAGATAACAAGGGCCGTGTAGTAAACTTCAAGAATACTATCATTATTATGACTTCAAATATGGGGTCCGATCTTATTCGAGAAAACATGAGTTTACTCACCCCTGACAATGAAGAAGATGTTATTGAAAAAACAAAGAATCAGGTATTGGATCTGTTGAAAAGGACAATCAGACCTGAGTTTCTCAATCGCATTGATGAGACTATAGTATTCAGACCTCTCAATGAAAAAGAGATCAAAGAGATCGTGAAACTTCAGTTTGATCAAATCATCAAGTTGGTTGGTGTAAACGGCATCAAACTTCATTATACTGACAAAGCCCTGGATTTTGTTTCAGAAGAGGGATTTGATCCTGAGTTCGGAGCCAGACCAGTCAAACGTGTCCTCCAAAAATATGTTTTGAATGAGTTATCCAAGGAGATTCTTTCAGGAGCTGTCAAGAGTGACTCATCTATCACTATAGATTACTCCTCTGAAAATCACTCTTTGATCTTCAAGAACAGCTAA